AGAGGTCGCGCGACCACCCGCCCAGCTCCAGGTTGTCGCGCACGCTCTGGTCCGGGAAGACCTGCCGCCCTTCGGGGGAGAGGGCGATGCCCGCGCGCACGCGGCGGTGCGGCGGCATCGCCGTGATCTCCCGCCCCTCGAAGAGGACGCGGCCGGCGGAGAGGGGCAGTAGCCCCGCGACCGCCTTCATCAGCGTCGTCTTGCCCGCGCCGTTGGCGCCGACGATGGCGACGACCTGCCCCTGATCCACGCGGATCGAGACGTCGCTGACGGCCTGGATCGGCCCGTAGCCGATGCAGGCGCCCTGGACCTCCAGCATCGTGCTCACGCCCCCACCGCCAGCCGGCTCTCCGCCTGCGGCTCGGGCTCGGCCTCGTCGGTGCCGAGATAGGCGGCCATCACGCGCGGATCGGCCTGCACGGCGGCCGGCGCGCCCTCCGCGATGACGGCGCCGTAGTCCAGCACGATCACGTGGTCGGAGATCGCCATGACGAGGTCCATGTGATGCTCCACCAGCAGCATGGTGATGCCCTGGTCGCGGATGCGGAGGAGGATCCTCCCGAGCTCCGCCGTCTCCTGCGGGTTCAGCCCGGCCGCCGGCTCGTCCAGCAGCAGCAGGTACGGCTCCGTCGCCAGGGCGCGGGCGAGCTCCACCCGGCGCTGCAGGCCGTAGGGCAGGGCGCCCGCGGGCTGGTCCGCGAGGCCGGAGAGGCCGAGGAAGCGCAGGATCTCCGCCACCCGCGCCTCCGCCGCCCGCTCCTCCCGCCAGGCGAGCGGCAGGCCGAGAGAGGAGGAGAGGAAGCCGTTCCGCATCCGCGTGTGCTGGCCCAGCAGCACGTTGTCGCGCACGGAGAGGTCGCGGAACAGGCGCAGGTTCTGGAAGGTGCGGGCGATGCCGCGCCGGCACACGACGTGCGAGGATGCCCGCCCCAGGGGTTCACCCTGGAAGAGGGTGCGCCCGGAATCCGGCCGCACGACGCCGGAAAGCATGTTGATGAGCGTGCTCTTCCCCGCCCCGTTCGGGCCGATCAGCGCGTGGATGTGGCCGGGGGTGAGGCGGGCGGAGACGTCGCGCGCCGGGCGGACGCCGCCATAGGCCTTGTTCAGGCCCTCCGCCGAGAGCAGCGGGCCCGCTGTCGCGGGCCGTTCGCGCAGCGGCAGGCGCGCATCCGGGGCGGGCGCCTCCGCGCGGCGGGCGGCGGCGCCGCGCCGGCGGCGGAACAGGCCGTCCAGCACGCCGGCCAGCCCCTTTGGCATGACGTAGAGGGCGAAGAGGAGCAGGGCGCCCTGGACGAAGTGCTCGATCCAGGCCCAGCGGGCGACCATGGCGCCGATCACCGTCAG
This genomic window from Pararoseomonas sp. SCSIO 73927 contains:
- a CDS encoding ABC transporter ATP-binding protein, which codes for MPKGLAGVLDGLFRRRRGAAARRAEAPAPDARLPLRERPATAGPLLSAEGLNKAYGGVRPARDVSARLTPGHIHALIGPNGAGKSTLINMLSGVVRPDSGRTLFQGEPLGRASSHVVCRRGIARTFQNLRLFRDLSVRDNVLLGQHTRMRNGFLSSSLGLPLAWREERAAEARVAEILRFLGLSGLADQPAGALPYGLQRRVELARALATEPYLLLLDEPAAGLNPQETAELGRILLRIRDQGITMLLVEHHMDLVMAISDHVIVLDYGAVIAEGAPAAVQADPRVMAAYLGTDEAEPEPQAESRLAVGA